The Deltaproteobacteria bacterium genome window below encodes:
- a CDS encoding TrpB-like pyridoxal phosphate-dependent enzyme — protein sequence MERAMYFLDQKDMPTHWYNIQADLPEPLPPVLHPATGKPVTPDDLAPLFPMELIKQEVSTERWIEIPEELQAVYRTWRPTVLHRAYRLEKALDTPAKIFYKYEGTNQAGSHKPNTATAQCYYNMKEGIRRITTETGAGQWGSALSLAGAFFGVEIKVYMVRISYDQKPYRRIAMETWGATCVPSPSRETKAGREMLEKWPDCPGSLGLAISEAVEEAVGRDDTHYALGSVLNHVLLHQTIIGEETRKQMEMADAYPDIIVGNIGGGSNFAGQFLPWIRDKISGQKPDLRIICVEPESCPTMTKGIYAYDFGDSAGMTPLLKMNTLGHGFIPPPVHAGGLRYHGMAPIICHLHQLGLIEAVAAHQTATFEAGVKFARTEGIITGPEPCHNLKVAIDEALKCKESGEAKTILIAHSGHGHFDLAAYDAYLSGKLVDYSYPEEEVKKAQADLPKV from the coding sequence ATGGAAAGAGCCATGTACTTCCTCGATCAAAAAGATATGCCAACCCACTGGTACAACATCCAGGCCGACTTGCCGGAGCCATTGCCGCCGGTTCTTCATCCAGCCACCGGGAAGCCAGTCACTCCTGACGATCTAGCCCCACTCTTCCCAATGGAGCTGATCAAGCAGGAGGTGAGCACAGAGCGCTGGATCGAGATCCCCGAGGAACTCCAGGCTGTCTACCGCACGTGGAGGCCCACCGTGCTCCATCGGGCGTACAGGCTGGAAAAGGCTCTGGATACACCGGCCAAGATCTTTTACAAATACGAGGGGACAAACCAGGCCGGCAGCCACAAACCCAACACGGCCACAGCCCAGTGTTACTATAACATGAAGGAGGGTATCAGGCGGATAACGACTGAGACCGGCGCCGGACAGTGGGGCAGTGCCCTCAGCCTAGCCGGAGCGTTCTTCGGTGTGGAGATCAAAGTCTACATGGTCAGGATCAGCTACGACCAGAAGCCATACCGGCGCATCGCCATGGAGACCTGGGGGGCAACGTGCGTTCCCAGTCCCAGCAGGGAGACCAAGGCAGGGCGGGAAATGCTCGAAAAGTGGCCGGATTGCCCTGGCAGCCTGGGACTCGCCATCAGCGAGGCGGTCGAGGAGGCCGTGGGCCGGGACGATACCCACTACGCCCTTGGAAGCGTACTCAATCATGTTCTCCTCCACCAAACCATCATCGGCGAGGAGACCCGCAAGCAGATGGAAATGGCGGATGCCTATCCTGATATTATTGTCGGCAACATCGGGGGCGGATCGAACTTCGCCGGGCAGTTCCTGCCCTGGATAAGGGACAAGATCAGCGGGCAAAAGCCCGACCTCCGGATCATCTGTGTGGAGCCTGAGAGTTGTCCCACCATGACCAAGGGGATATACGCCTATGACTTCGGTGACTCGGCGGGAATGACCCCCCTGCTCAAGATGAATACCCTGGGCCACGGGTTCATTCCACCCCCCGTCCACGCGGGAGGACTGCGCTATCACGGCATGGCACCGATCATATGCCATCTCCATCAATTAGGCCTCATTGAAGCAGTGGCTGCCCATCAGACGGCCACCTTTGAGGCGGGGGTGAAGTTCGCCCGGACCGAAGGCATAATCACCGGGCCTGAGCCGTGTCACAATCTGAAAGTGGCCATAGACGAAGCCCTCAAGTGCAAGGAATCGGGCGAGGCAAAGACCATCCTGATCGCCCATAGCGGCCACGGTCACTTCGACCTTGCAGCCTACGATGCCTACCTGTCCGGCAAGCTGGTGGATTATTCCTATCCGGAGGAGGAGGTAAAAAAGGCCCAGGCCGACCTGCCCAAGGTCTGA